A window of the Yersinia rochesterensis genome harbors these coding sequences:
- the dinB gene encoding DNA polymerase IV, with amino-acid sequence MRKIIHVDMDCFFAAVEMRDDPSLRDIPIAIGGSQDRRGVISTANYPARRYGVRSAMPTAMALKLCPQLKVIPGRMAAYKEASLHIREIFARYTPLIEPLSLDEAYLDVSDCLACSGSATLIAQEIRQSIAMELNLTASAGIAPIKFLAKIASDLNKPNGQYVITPDKILPFLSDLPLSKIPGVGKVTAKRLQELGLITCSDVQNYPQAELLKRFGKFGHVLWERSHGIDEREVSPDRLRKSVGVERTLAEDIHDWESCELLIEKLYIELETRLRKVRPDLHIARQGVKLKFHDFQQTTQEHVWPELNKADLLQVARAAWNERRAERGVRLVGLHVTLLDPQLERQLLLSWE; translated from the coding sequence ATGCGGAAAATTATTCATGTCGATATGGATTGCTTCTTCGCGGCTGTTGAAATGCGCGATGACCCCAGTTTGCGTGATATTCCTATTGCGATTGGCGGTAGTCAGGACAGGCGCGGTGTCATTAGCACCGCCAATTATCCTGCTCGACGTTATGGGGTTCGCAGCGCGATGCCGACCGCTATGGCGCTGAAACTCTGCCCACAACTGAAAGTGATCCCTGGCCGAATGGCGGCATATAAAGAAGCGTCGCTACATATCCGTGAGATTTTTGCGCGCTACACCCCTTTGATTGAGCCACTTTCACTGGATGAAGCCTATCTGGATGTTTCTGATTGTCTGGCATGCAGTGGTTCCGCCACATTAATTGCACAAGAAATCCGCCAGTCTATTGCTATGGAGCTTAATCTAACTGCATCTGCGGGCATTGCTCCCATCAAATTTTTAGCCAAGATCGCGTCTGATTTAAATAAACCCAATGGTCAGTATGTGATAACCCCAGATAAAATATTGCCTTTCTTGTCTGACTTGCCGCTGAGTAAAATTCCGGGTGTGGGCAAAGTGACCGCGAAACGTCTGCAAGAGCTGGGGCTGATAACCTGTAGTGATGTACAAAACTATCCACAGGCTGAATTATTAAAGCGCTTTGGTAAGTTTGGTCATGTGCTATGGGAGCGCAGCCACGGTATTGATGAGCGCGAAGTTTCTCCCGACCGTTTGCGCAAATCGGTTGGGGTCGAGCGGACACTGGCTGAGGATATTCATGATTGGGAAAGCTGTGAGTTATTGATTGAAAAGCTTTATATTGAGCTGGAAACCCGTCTTCGTAAGGTTAGGCCGGATCTGCATATCGCCCGACAAGGGGTAAAATTAAAATTTCATGATTTTCAGCAAACTACACAAGAGCATGTTTGGCCGGAGCTGAATAAAGCGGACTTATTGCAAGTAGCGCGGGCAGCATGGAATGAGCGGCGGGCGGAGCGGGGGGTGCGTTTGGTGGGGTTACATGTCACTTTGCTGGATCCGCAACTCGAGCGGCAATTACTGTTGAGTTGGGAATAA
- a CDS encoding threo-3-hydroxy-L-aspartate ammonia-lyase produces MAPLVISYDDIIQAHQRIAGFALKTPVLTSSTANEQTGAQLFFKCENFQHMGAFKFRGAYNALVKLSPEQQAKGVIAFSSGNHAQAIALSARKLGIRAVIVMPKDAPAAKIAATRGYGGEVVLYDRYLEDREAISRKLAQEQGLSLIPPYDHPDVMAGQGTAAKELFEEVGELDVLLVPLGGGGLLSGCATVAKALYPNCQVFGVEPAAGNDGQQSFRSGKIVKIDTPVTIADGAQTQALGHYTFPVIQEWVDNILTASDDQLISAMKFFASRMKIVVEPTGCLGAAVAFGDELDLRGKRVGVIISGGNVDLARLAHFIDKS; encoded by the coding sequence ATGGCCCCATTAGTCATCAGTTATGACGATATTATCCAAGCACATCAGCGGATTGCAGGTTTTGCACTTAAAACCCCAGTATTGACTTCCTCCACCGCCAATGAGCAGACCGGTGCGCAGTTGTTTTTTAAATGCGAAAATTTCCAGCATATGGGGGCGTTTAAATTCCGTGGCGCTTATAACGCGTTAGTGAAATTATCGCCGGAACAGCAAGCAAAAGGGGTTATTGCTTTCTCGTCGGGGAATCATGCGCAGGCTATTGCTTTGTCTGCGCGTAAATTAGGTATTCGCGCGGTTATTGTCATGCCTAAAGATGCGCCAGCAGCTAAAATCGCGGCGACACGAGGTTATGGCGGCGAAGTGGTGCTATATGACCGCTATCTTGAAGACCGTGAAGCCATTAGCCGTAAACTGGCACAAGAGCAGGGGCTAAGCTTGATTCCACCTTATGACCATCCGGATGTGATGGCCGGGCAGGGGACGGCGGCAAAAGAATTATTTGAAGAAGTGGGCGAGCTGGATGTGCTGCTGGTGCCATTGGGCGGCGGCGGGTTATTGTCCGGCTGTGCCACGGTGGCCAAAGCGCTCTATCCCAATTGCCAGGTATTTGGGGTGGAACCCGCCGCCGGTAATGATGGGCAGCAGAGTTTCCGCAGCGGAAAAATTGTTAAAATTGACACGCCAGTGACTATTGCGGACGGCGCGCAAACTCAGGCTTTGGGTCACTATACTTTCCCGGTTATTCAGGAGTGGGTTGATAATATTCTGACTGCCAGCGATGACCAATTGATCTCGGCAATGAAGTTTTTCGCCAGCCGAATGAAGATTGTGGTTGAACCCACCGGTTGCTTAGGGGCGGCTGTCGCTTTTGGTGATGAGCTGGATTTACGTGGTAAACGAGTCGGGGTGATTATTTCGGGCGGCAATGTCGATTTAGCGCGTTTGGCCCACTTTATTGATAAGTCTTGA
- a CDS encoding RidA family protein — protein sequence MMSEPILINSTAGLPPAGHYSHAVCAGGMVYLSGQLPVTAQGVALSNQPFDIQVMQVFANIEGILADCHCSVNSLVQVRVYLCDIALWPHFNALYADWLGPHKPARCVVPVSVLHHDLALEIEAVALLPG from the coding sequence ATGATGTCCGAGCCTATCTTAATAAATTCAACAGCGGGCCTGCCGCCAGCAGGCCATTATAGCCATGCTGTCTGCGCGGGCGGTATGGTCTATCTTTCTGGCCAACTGCCCGTCACGGCGCAGGGCGTGGCATTATCAAACCAACCTTTTGATATTCAGGTTATGCAGGTTTTTGCCAATATTGAAGGGATACTCGCGGACTGCCATTGCAGTGTAAATAGCTTGGTTCAGGTGCGAGTTTATCTGTGTGATATTGCCCTATGGCCACATTTCAATGCGCTTTATGCTGATTGGTTAGGGCCACACAAACCGGCTCGTTGCGTGGTGCCAGTGTCCGTTTTACATCATGATTTGGCCTTGGAAATTGAAGCGGTTGCTCTGCTTCCAGGCTAG
- the pepD gene encoding beta-Ala-His dipeptidase: MSELSQLSPQPLWDIFAKICSIPHPSYHEEALAQHIMTWAKEKGLHAERDKVGNILLRKPATKGMENRKPVALQAHLDMVPQKNNDTVHDFTKDPIQPYIDGEWVKARGTTLGADNGIGMASALAVLSDDSVEHGPLEVLLTMTEEAGMDGAFGLQPNWLKADILINTDSEQEGEIYMGCAGGIDFITTLALKREAVPTGYQTLKLTIKGLKGGHSGADIHLGLGNANKLLARFLFDQAKDLDLRILDLNGGTLRNAIPREGSVTLAIAADKVDQLKNLSQEYLATLKNELAAVEKNLTVLLEPLSIDNAKALTKDTQQRLIALLNATPNGVIRMSDAVKGVVETSLNVGVVTMNENEVEIICLIRSLIDSGKDYVVGMLTAIGQLAGAETSPKGGYPGWQPDPTSPVMALVRETYQKLFNKTPNIMVIHAGLECGLFKKPYPEMDMVSIGPTMTGPHSPDEQVHIESVGQYWQLLTALLKAIPERA; the protein is encoded by the coding sequence GTGTCTGAACTGTCTCAACTTTCGCCTCAGCCGTTGTGGGATATTTTCGCAAAAATCTGCTCGATTCCCCATCCGTCTTACCACGAAGAAGCACTGGCACAGCATATTATGACGTGGGCCAAGGAAAAAGGTCTACATGCGGAGCGTGATAAGGTCGGTAATATCCTGCTGCGTAAGCCAGCTACCAAGGGGATGGAGAACCGTAAGCCCGTTGCGCTACAAGCTCACTTAGATATGGTGCCACAAAAGAATAATGATACGGTACATGACTTTACCAAAGACCCTATCCAACCCTATATCGACGGTGAATGGGTTAAAGCCCGTGGCACCACATTAGGTGCGGATAATGGCATTGGTATGGCCTCCGCATTGGCGGTGCTGTCTGACGATAGCGTCGAACACGGCCCACTTGAAGTGCTGCTGACCATGACCGAAGAAGCCGGTATGGATGGCGCATTTGGTCTGCAACCTAACTGGTTGAAAGCCGATATTCTGATTAATACCGATTCCGAGCAGGAAGGTGAAATCTATATGGGTTGCGCCGGGGGTATTGATTTTATTACCACTTTAGCACTAAAGCGCGAAGCGGTTCCTACCGGTTACCAGACGTTGAAGTTGACCATTAAAGGTTTGAAAGGCGGTCATTCAGGCGCTGATATCCATTTAGGGCTAGGTAATGCCAATAAACTGCTGGCCCGATTCCTGTTCGACCAGGCCAAAGATTTAGACCTGCGGATATTGGATTTGAATGGCGGCACGCTGCGTAATGCTATCCCACGTGAAGGTTCTGTGACCTTGGCGATTGCCGCAGATAAAGTCGATCAGCTGAAAAACCTGAGCCAGGAGTATCTGGCAACCTTGAAAAATGAGCTGGCCGCAGTTGAAAAAAATCTGACTGTATTGCTTGAGCCGCTATCTATTGATAATGCTAAGGCTCTGACAAAAGATACCCAGCAGCGCCTGATCGCCTTATTGAATGCCACGCCAAACGGTGTCATTCGTATGAGTGATGCAGTAAAAGGTGTGGTTGAAACCTCACTGAATGTGGGTGTGGTTACCATGAATGAGAATGAAGTAGAAATCATCTGCCTAATCCGTTCTCTGATCGACAGCGGCAAAGATTACGTGGTGGGAATGTTGACTGCGATTGGTCAGTTGGCTGGCGCAGAAACCTCGCCAAAAGGCGGCTACCCTGGCTGGCAACCTGACCCAACCTCGCCGGTGATGGCATTGGTGCGGGAAACTTACCAAAAATTGTTTAACAAAACACCCAATATCATGGTTATCCATGCCGGTCTGGAATGTGGTTTATTTAAAAAACCTTACCCAGAGATGGATATGGTGTCGATTGGGCCAACTATGACAGGGCCACATTCACCGGATGAACAAGTTCATATCGAAAGTGTGGGTCAATATTGGCAATTACTGACTGCGCTGCTGAAAGCGATTCCTGAGCGCGCATAA